In Bacillus sp. SB49, a single window of DNA contains:
- a CDS encoding YdcF family protein: MFIEDSEDVQPADALIVLSGESNRLPYAVDLFNQGLADSIILTNSTEKGVTREDAENLGVPSDAIIEETEAESTLDNAVLSEEIMFKYDFTSAIVVTSDYHSRRTKMTFDKIYEDSIDLSYAFAPSFFDASDGLNEREQKMTFSEYVKYIAYSVRLLTY, encoded by the coding sequence TTGTTCATAGAGGATTCAGAAGACGTGCAGCCGGCAGATGCTCTCATTGTTTTGAGCGGCGAATCCAACCGTCTCCCTTATGCCGTCGATCTCTTCAATCAAGGACTTGCCGATTCTATCATTCTCACAAATTCTACAGAGAAGGGCGTAACACGAGAGGACGCAGAGAACCTGGGTGTTCCATCGGACGCGATTATTGAAGAAACGGAGGCCGAGAGCACCTTGGATAATGCTGTATTATCCGAAGAAATCATGTTCAAATACGACTTCACTTCAGCAATTGTGGTAACAAGCGATTACCATTCCCGTAGGACGAAGATGACCTTTGATAAGATCTATGAAGATTCCATCGACCTTTCCTATGCATTCGCCCCCTCCTTTTTCGACGCAAGTGACGGATTAAATGAGCGGGAACAAAAAATGACGTTCAGTGAGTATGTGAAGTATATCGCCTATTCCGTCAGACTGCTGACTTATTAA
- a CDS encoding glycoside hydrolase family 13 protein, with product MKKWSLISLVGIALLFLLFAQPFAQKADAAETTYDKVVLRGSAESLDWGSDNHPLAYDAEKQLWESAPVELKGGKLVEYKFVYDGKWMEGSNLTFTPSQDGKYIFTFHPDKERTVDIRLADTHSGSVTLNLSVPEETPDWAIPTVASSKNGFNYTVSPMEKTGDGIYTLRVVGDASKELTYFYSLSGEAYKEDRTDPRTVTLREDGDNVYDKVDKWLTIPVAQSVRHDFNHAPYTPNKKDVVQVEVEVRHFGPIDAGAVYYTTDGSIPDGKRGTAVQGRTSFLTVQETSTAPDGLQTSILEGTIPAQKNKTRVKYKIDVWNKSSEGSQFADNNALTSEEATEFAYYVDDYKSPKWAKEAVIYQVFVDRFRDGDVTNNTSVQPDLPKDEQLKGWMGGDLQGVIDKLDYIEELGVNTLWISPIYEGPYSHGYHPTDFMKVDPRFGSNQLMKELVKKAHKRDMKVIYDLVPNHTSNQHDFFQDALSKGTDSKYYDWYTFTKWPDEYDTFYSVKELPELNNDNPDTRDYMLNEVVPFWMEDIGVDGFRLDYAKGPSQSFWVDFRHKVKSIDSNAFIFGEVWDDLDTITSYTGKLDGAIDFETQTALHGAFIQGKSMNELAASLETIQNGYAEEFVAATFLDSHDMPRFFYEAKENETTMKNAATLQFLLPGAPIIYYGDEVGLSQSGDHNAVEEWKDRYYREFMPWNKQEQNREIKNHYKKLIDIRTKEQALTHGDFRIVYSDEDVLVFERKTRKNHVLVVVNQGTENQRLDAFELYNQRTPNRVQLQSLLDKDKYKSHKGKLMIESEAKTVSAFEVKGKLR from the coding sequence ATGAAAAAGTGGTCGCTTATTTCATTGGTCGGTATTGCACTTTTGTTTTTGCTTTTTGCGCAACCGTTTGCACAGAAAGCGGATGCGGCGGAGACTACATATGACAAGGTAGTTCTTCGCGGCAGTGCGGAGTCATTGGATTGGGGGTCGGATAATCATCCACTTGCTTATGATGCAGAGAAGCAGCTTTGGGAAAGTGCACCTGTGGAACTAAAGGGTGGAAAACTCGTGGAATACAAGTTCGTCTATGACGGCAAGTGGATGGAAGGATCGAACTTGACGTTCACCCCTTCTCAAGATGGAAAATATATCTTTACCTTCCATCCGGACAAAGAAAGGACCGTTGATATCCGCTTAGCGGATACCCACAGCGGCAGTGTCACGTTGAATTTGTCTGTGCCTGAAGAGACACCGGACTGGGCAATCCCGACTGTCGCATCAAGCAAAAACGGTTTCAATTACACCGTCAGCCCGATGGAGAAAACAGGAGACGGCATCTACACCCTCCGCGTTGTCGGGGATGCTTCCAAGGAGCTTACCTACTTCTACAGCCTTTCAGGTGAAGCTTATAAGGAAGATCGGACAGATCCGCGGACCGTAACGCTGCGTGAAGACGGCGACAACGTGTACGATAAAGTCGACAAATGGTTGACAATTCCAGTCGCCCAATCTGTGCGTCATGATTTTAATCACGCCCCTTACACTCCTAATAAAAAAGACGTCGTCCAGGTAGAAGTAGAGGTCCGGCATTTCGGCCCAATTGACGCAGGCGCGGTCTACTACACGACAGACGGATCGATTCCAGATGGAAAACGCGGAACAGCTGTTCAAGGCAGGACGTCCTTCCTTACTGTTCAAGAGACATCTACTGCCCCGGACGGTTTACAGACGTCCATATTGGAAGGCACCATTCCTGCTCAAAAGAACAAGACCCGCGTCAAATATAAGATAGATGTGTGGAACAAGTCATCTGAAGGGTCCCAGTTTGCTGATAATAACGCGTTGACATCTGAGGAAGCAACGGAGTTCGCTTACTATGTCGATGACTATAAATCGCCGAAATGGGCAAAAGAAGCAGTCATCTATCAAGTTTTCGTCGACCGTTTCCGGGATGGCGATGTAACCAACAACACATCCGTTCAGCCTGATCTTCCGAAAGACGAACAACTGAAAGGCTGGATGGGAGGAGACCTTCAGGGAGTCATCGATAAGCTGGATTACATCGAAGAACTGGGTGTCAATACGTTATGGATCTCACCGATCTATGAAGGGCCCTATTCCCACGGTTATCATCCAACCGATTTTATGAAAGTTGATCCCCGGTTCGGCAGCAATCAGCTGATGAAAGAACTGGTCAAAAAAGCGCACAAACGGGATATGAAAGTCATCTATGATCTCGTTCCCAACCACACATCGAACCAGCATGATTTTTTCCAAGATGCCCTGTCCAAAGGAACAGACAGTAAATACTATGACTGGTACACGTTTACCAAATGGCCGGACGAATACGATACTTTCTACAGTGTCAAAGAGCTTCCGGAGCTGAACAATGACAATCCGGACACGAGGGACTACATGTTGAATGAAGTCGTTCCATTCTGGATGGAAGACATCGGTGTCGACGGCTTTCGTCTTGATTATGCCAAAGGACCGAGCCAGAGCTTCTGGGTCGACTTTCGACATAAAGTAAAGTCGATTGATTCCAACGCATTCATTTTCGGAGAGGTATGGGATGACTTGGATACGATCACATCCTACACCGGCAAGCTTGACGGCGCTATTGATTTCGAAACGCAAACCGCTCTTCACGGCGCATTTATTCAAGGAAAATCGATGAACGAACTGGCTGCTTCGCTTGAAACCATCCAAAACGGGTATGCCGAGGAATTCGTCGCTGCTACGTTCCTTGACAGCCACGATATGCCACGCTTCTTCTATGAAGCGAAGGAGAACGAAACGACAATGAAAAACGCGGCCACTCTTCAATTCCTGCTTCCGGGAGCACCGATCATTTATTACGGTGATGAAGTAGGGCTGTCCCAAAGCGGTGACCACAATGCTGTAGAAGAATGGAAGGACCGCTATTACCGCGAATTTATGCCCTGGAATAAGCAGGAACAAAACAGGGAAATCAAAAATCATTACAAGAAGTTGATTGATATCCGCACGAAGGAGCAGGCGCTCACCCACGGCGATTTCAGGATTGTTTACTCTGATGAAGACGTCCTTGTTTTTGAAAGGAAAACACGTAAAAATCATGTATTAGTCGTCGTTAACCAGGGAACAGAGAATCAACGCCTGGACGCTTTTGAATTATACAATCAGCGTACCCCTAATCGTGTGCAGCTCCAATCACTGTTGGACAAGGATAAATACAAGAGTCATAAAGGGAAATTGATGATTGAAAGTGAAGCAAAAACAGTATCCGCCTTTGAAGTCAAAGGTAAACTGAGATAA